ATTTATACCAAGATGTCGACATACAGGGACAACGGGCCGGCTGCCCGGCTGGCATGATTCGGCGCCTTTTCAGGGGCGGGCTCGTTCCTCCCGGAGCAAGGAAAGTCGCAGGGGACTGACGTGCCGTGAGAGGGGCCGGACGCAGGGGGGGGACAGCCCGGCTGCACGGGGCGGGGAGCATCCTCCGGGAAAAATCCCTTTTCGTGCGCCCGCACACGGTAGCGCAGGCCGTATGCGGTTATCTCCATGAGGAACGAAGGCAGCGACCTTCCCACACAGGAAAGGAGATCATGATGCGTGGAAAACAATGGCTGGCATGGAGGGGCACAAGCGCTCTCAAGGTATGGCGGGCCTGGCTGGGGAGCTGCTGCAGCCTCCTGCTGGTAGCGGCTCTGGACAGGTTCGTCGCAGGGGATTACGGCGTGCCCATGCTGATAGGCTCTTTCGGTGCTTCGGCAGTCCTGCTGTTCGCGGCGCCGGAAAGCCCCTTGTCCCGGCCGCGCAACCTGCTGGGGGGCCACTTTCTTTCTGCCCTGGTCGGTGTGGCCTGCGCGCAATGGCTGCCGCCTTTCTGGGCCATCTGCCTTTGCGTGCCGACGGCCATCGCCGTCATGCTGCTGAGCGGGACCCTGCATCCGCCGGGAGGGGCCACGGCCCTTATCGCTGTGACTGGCGGCGAGCAGATACGACAACTGGGCTTCTGGTATGCTGTGGTCCCCTGCCTGGCCGGTGCCGCTCTCATGCTGGGGACGGCATGGTTGCTGGGCATGGGAAAGCCGGACAGGAACACGGTCACTTCGGGCAGTACGGCCTTCCTGCGGCGTCTTTTCCGCAAAAGGATAGCCGGTCCCGGAACCGTGTCCTGATGCCTCCCTGATGTGGGTGCGCAGCGGCAGACAGCAGGGCGCATGGCACAGCATGGCCCCGGCAGGGTGATGGCCTGCATGAAATACGGCGGACCACAGTGGTCCGGTGATCTTGAAAAGTATTTCTTTCAAAAAAAAGTTATTACTGGGGAAAAGCGTTGACAGCCTGTCCGCTTTTCTATAAGAACATCCTCGCAACGCGCTCGTAGCTCAGCTGGATAGAGCAACAGGCTACGAACCTGTAGGCCAGGAGTTCGAATCTCTTCGGGCGCACCACAAAAAACGCAAGCGGTCAGCTGTAACAGGCTGGCCGCTTTTTTGTATCCTTTCGTCGGCAAGGTGAGGGAAGGAAAAGTCCAGGCTCTATTTACTCTCCTCAGCGCAGGGAAAGGAGGCCGCATGCGGCAGCCAGGCCGGGACAGGAATGCTGCTTGCCATTTGAGGACAGCCCCCTGGCGGCATGGCTCGGAGGCGTGTTCCCTTGCAAAAAAGGCCGGTCGGGAAGGGGGCCCACAAGGGCAGACGATGCTTGCGGCCCCCTTCCGGGCGAGCTGGCAGCAGGCGGCCTTGCTGTTTCCAGGGCGTTGCCGGCCCTGACCATCTACCGGGCAGCCGCCAGATACAAAAAAAGGCCCCGCCGGAAGCGGGGCCTTTTTTATTCAGTCGGAAGCGGGGGCTTCGCGGCGGCTTAGTACATGCCGCCCATGCCACCCATGCCGCCCATGCCGTCAGGCATGGCAGGAGCATCCTTCTTGGGTTCGGGCTTTTCGGAGATGGCGCATTCGGTGGTCAGCAGCAGGGAGGCCACGGAAGCGGCGTTCAGCAGGGCGGTACGGGTCACCTTCTTGGGGTCGATGACGCCGGCCTTGATGAGGTCTTCGTATTCACCGGTAGCGGCGTTGAAGCCGAAGCCGTCCTTGCCCTGGCGGACCTTTTCCACAACGATGGAGCCTTCAAAGCCGGCGTTGTGGGCGATCTGGCGCAGAGGAGCTTCGATGGCGCTGCGGATGATGTTCACGCCGGCCAGTTCGTCGTCGTCAGCGGGCTTGATGCTGTCGAGCACCTTGGACACGCGGATCAGAGCGGTACCGCCGCCAGGCACGATGCCTTCTTCCACAGCAGCGCGGGTAGCGTTCAGGGCGTCTTCCACGCGGTCCTTCTTTTCCTTCATTTCCACTTCGGTAGCGGCACCCACATGGACCACGGCCACGCCGCCCACCAGCTTGGCCAGGCGTTCCTGCAGCTTTTCGCGGTCGTAATCGGAGGTGGATTCTTCCACCTGGGCGCGGATCTGCTTCACGCGGGCCTTGATTTCGTCGGCCTTGCCGGCGCCGTCAACGATGGTGGTGTCTTCCTTCTTGACCACCACGCGCTTGGCGCTGCCCAGGTCGTTGAGGGTCATGTTTTCCAGCTTGGTGCCGGTGTCGTCAGAAGCCACCTGGCCGCCGGTCAGGATGGCGATATCCTGCAGCATGGCCTTGCGGCGATCGCCGAAGCCGGGGGCCTTGATGGCCACGACCTGCAGGGCGCCACGCAGCTTGTTGACCACCAGGGTAGCCAGGGCTTCGCCTTCCACGTCTTCGGCCAGGATCACCAGAGGACGGTTGACCTTGGCGACCTGTTCGAGCACGGGCAGCATGTCCTTCATGCTGGAGATCTTCTTTTCAGTGCACAGGATGTAGGGGTTGTCCATCTCGCATTCCATCTTCTCCGCGTTGGTCACGAAGTAGGGAGAGAGATAGCCGCGGTCGAAGCGCATGCCTTCCACCACGTCCATGGTGGTTTCCAGGCCCTTGGCTTCCTCAACGGTGATCACGCCTTCCTTGCCCACCTTGGCCATGGCTTCGGCGATGATGTTGCCGATGGTGGCGTCGGAGTTGGCAGAGATGGTGCCGATCTGGGCGATTTCCTTCTGGTCGCGGGTAGGCTTGGCCAGATTGGCCAGTTCGGCGATCAGGGCTTCCACGCCCTTGTCGATGCCGCGCTTGATGGCCATGGGATTGCGGCCGGCGGCCACCAGCTTCACGCCTTCGTGATAGATGGCCTGGGCCAGGATGGTGGCGGTGGTGGTACCGTCACCGGCGGCGTCGGAGGTCTTGGAGGCGACTTCCTTCACCAGCTGGGCGCCCATGTTCTCGAACTTGTCGTCCAGTTCGATCTCCTTGGCAACGGTCACGCCGTCCTTGGTGATGACGGGAGCGCCGAAGGACTTTTCGATGGCGACGTTACGACCCTTGGGGCCGAGGGTCACCTTCACGGCATTGGCCAGCTTATCAACACCACGCGCCAGTTTTTCGCGGGCTTTCACGTCGAAGAGAACTTCTTTAGCGGACATTATGTTTTCCTCCTGGGAATAATCGAAAAGCGGAGAGTGTGTATGACCGGTGCGTGTGCGTTAGTCGGTCAGGATGGCGAGGATGTCTTCTTCGCGCATCACCAGATGGTCGATGCCGTCCAGCTTGACTTCGGTGCCGGCGTACTTGTTGAAGAGCACCTGATCACCCTTCTTGACGGCCAGTTCAACGCGGGTGCCGTTTTCCAGGACCTTGCCGGGACCGGTGGCGATCACCTGGCCCTTGCAGGGCTTTTCCTTGGCGGTATCGGGGATGTACAGACCGCCGGCGGTCTTTTCTTCGGTTTCCAGGCGCTTGACCAGCACACGATCGTTCAGGGGCTGCAGTTTCATGGTGTCAGATCCTCCAAAAATTTTTATGGCCACGCTTGGGTGGCATGCACAGCGTCCGCGGGGCGGAGCTGAAATTATCGCGTCATGACCGCCGTAAACCATTGCTGCGGTCCCGCAACGGGATAGTAGATAAGACACTCTTTGCGCTTGAAAAGGGGCAGAAAGGAATTTTTTTTGCAGAAAAGTCGTTTTTTTGAATAAAAGTAAATAATATCAATATATTATAAAAATAAAAAACTTTTATTCCCAGCTGTTTGCCCGGGTGGCGGTGAAGGTGGCCGGGAAAAGTGCGGCGGGATCAGGATGGAAAAGAACGGAGGATGTGGCGGCAAGCCTGCCGGCAGCCCCGTGCCGCACAGGCAAGCCGGAGGGCTGAGGCGGGGAATACCGGGCGCATCGGGGACAGCGCCGGGATGGCTGCGGGCTGAAAAAAGAAAGGCCCCGCATGGGCGGGGCCTGAAACAGTTATCTGCAAGATAGCCTAGTCTTTGTTGCCGAACAGCTGGTCCGGCGGCAGGACGGTGAAGCCGTTGCCCTTGAGCAGATCCACGGCCTGGTCGGTCTTGTCGAAGCGGAAGATCATGATGGCACAGTCCGCCTCGCGGGTGATGAAGGCATACATGTATTCCACATTGATGCCGTGCTGCGAGACGAATTGCAGCACGCTGTCCAGCCCGCCCGGCGTATCGGGCACCTGCACGGCGACCACGCTGGTGCGGCCCAGGGTGAAGCTGTGCTCTTTGAGGACGGACTTGGCTTTTTCCTGGTCATCAACGATGAGGCGCAGGATACCGAAATCGGAGGTATCAGCCAGGGAAAGAGCGCGGATGTTGACGCCGGCCTCGGCCAGCGTGTGGGTCACTTCGGCCAGGCGGCCGGCGCGGTTTTCCAGAAAAACGGAAAGTTGTTCAGCTTTCATGGCAGGATCCTCTACGCTTTGGGGGCATCGTCGCCCGAGGTGGGCTTTTTGTCCTTGCCGGGGGTGATGTCGATCTCGTCAGGCTCGGACGAGGCCCGGCGGAAATTTCGGATGGCCCGTCCCAGCCCGCCACCGATCTCCGGCAGTTTGTTGGCGCCGAATATGAGCAGCACTACGATCAAAATAAGTAACAGTTCCTGCATGCCGATGCCGAACATGGGGGCCTCCCTTGAATGTTGAGCCTTTCAGGCCATTGATTTGAAAAACATACGACGTGAAGGTGCCAAGGTCAAGACGTGCGGCGCTAAAGGACTCCCCGCATGAGCCTGCGCACCTGCTTGGGCGAAGCCGGTGACTTGAACCCCGCCTCGATGAGGCTGCGGGCGACCATGTCGCGGGCGGCACGGCTCCTGCCGCCCATGACCACCACCAGAAGGCGGGTCTTGCCCCGGCGCGCCGTGACGATGATGTTGTAGCCCGAGGCCACGGTCCAGCCCGTTTTCAGGCCGTCGACGCCGGGGATGCCCAGCAGGGTGTTGGTGGCCCCCAGGGTGCGGCCGTTGAAGCGGAAGGAGCGCAGGCTGTGATAGCGCATGGCCTGGGGATGGCTGCGCAGATAGGCGCGGGCCAGGGTGGCCATGTCGCGGGCCGTGGTGCGCTGGCCCGCCGCGGGCAGGCCCGTGGGGTTCTTGAAGACGGTCCGGGTCATGCCGAGCTGGCGTGCCTTGTGGTTCATGAGGTGGGTGAAGTTGCGGCTGTTGCCGCTGATATGCTGGGATATGGCCATGGCGGCGTCATTGCCCGAAGCCACGGCCATGCCGGTGAGGAGCTGGTCCACGGTGACTTTCTGGCGGGGGCGCAAACGCATGCTGGAGCCGCCCACCCGGGCCGTGGGATGGACGCGGATGCTGGTGGTGCGTTTCAGCCGGCCCATCTTGATGCGGTCCATGACCACATACATGGTCATGACCTTGGTCAGGGAGGCAGGCGGGATGGAGAGGTTGGGATTGTACTCGTACAGTACCTTGCCGGTGTTCAGGTTGATCATGACGGCGGCGCGTGCCCTGCGGGCCGCGTCGGCACCGGCGGGCAGCGAGAGCATGGCAAGGACGAGCAGCAGGACGCACAGCCAGCGCCCCGGGAGGGAAGGGGAGTGGTGCATGTGTTCAGGCCGTATGGTGGTAGGTTTGATGGGCTTCTTCCACAGCCTGCATGGCGATGGCCAGCAGCACGGGACCGATGATGAGCCCCATGGGACCAAAACTGCCAAGACCGCAGAGGATGGCGATGATCAGCACGAAGAAGGGAGCGTTGATGCCCTGTTGCAGAAAAAGGGGACGCAGGATGTTGTCCACACTGGTCACGGCCAGGGTGCCCCAGAGGGCCAGGCCCACGGCGGGCATGGTGGCGCCGGAGAACCAGAGGGAAAGACAGAGCGGGCCCCAGACAAGGGCTGTGCCCACAAAGGGGATGGGCGCCACGACCGTGGCCAGCAGGCCCCAGAAGGCAGGCTGCTTGATGCCCGCCACGGCAAAGCCCATGCCGCACAGGACCCCCTGGGCGATGGCCACCAGGACGATGCCCAGCATGACGCCCTGCAGGGCCTTGCGGATGGCCAGGACGAAACGGCGCAGCATGGTGGCCGGGATGTGGAAGATGCGGGCCGTGACCAGATTGATGCGGCTCGCGTAGGCGGCAAAGATGACCGTGAGCGTCACGAAGAGGAAAAGGGTCCAGAGGACGGTCATGGTGCCGCCCAGCACGTCCACGCCGCGGTTGATGAGCAGGCCCATGGTGTCCGCCAGCATGGCATCGAGGTTGCTGAGGAAGTCCGAGATCATCTTGTCCACTTTGGGGTAGTCCGCCAGGCTGTGGCGCAGCTCCTGGAAGCGCATGACCCATTCCGGCGGCAGCTGGAAATTGTTGGCCTGCAGTTCCCGGAGCCGGGCCAGGCCGCCGGCCACCTGGGGCGACACCAGCAGCACCAGCGTGCCGATGGGGATGAGCACGGCGGAGATGACCATGACGATGTAGCCGTACAGCGGCAGGCGATGGGAGCAGGAGGCCGCGATATGCCCGAGCCTGCCCGGATGGCGGCGGCGCAGCCGCTTGCGCCAGTGCCGGATCGCGCAGCGCATGCGGCGGTAGACGGGCAGCGTCAGGCAGGCGAAACATCCGGCCATGACGATGGTGACAGGGTTGGGGCGGAGCAGCAGGAACCAGGCCAGTGCTGCAAGGATGTACAGGAGGCGAGGCAACATGTTGGGCATGCGGGAACCTTTGGACGGCAGAATGATCTGGGCAAGGATAGCACGCGGGGCCTGGGCTGCCAAGCTCCCCGGGGAGAGGGGGACGAGTACAGGACAGGAGCCGAAAAAAAGCCCTGTGCAGGAGTGCAGCAGGGCTTGTGCAGGTCACGGTGCCGGCGGCTAGTCGAAGATGCTGGAGCCGCGGAAGGTGATGTCCACGATCTCGTAGGTGACGCGGCCACGCGGGATGTCCACGCTCACTTCGTCGCCCACTTCCTTGCCCAGCAGGGCCTGGCCCACGGGCGAGAGGAAGGAGATGGACCCCTTGGCGGGTTCGGCCTCATCGGGGCCGAGGATGGTATAGGTGCGGCTTTCTTCGGTATCCACGTCTTCCACTTCCACGGTGGACCCGAAGATGACCTTGTCGCCGCTCAGCTTGTCCAGGTCTATCACCTGGTAGAGGGCCATGCGGGATTCGATGTACTTGATGCGCGCTTCCGCCATGCCCTGGCGTTCGCGGGCGGCATCATAACCGGCGTTTTCACGCAGGTCGCCTTCTTCACGGGCCTCCTTGATGGCCTGGATGATGGCGGGGCGTTCGCTCTTCAGGCGGGCCAGCTCTTCTTCCAGACGCTTGTAGCCCTGCTTGGAAATGGGGATATTGGTCACGGCCATGGTACACCACCTCTGTTCGTCAGATGAAAAAAAAGCGTCCGCTGCGCGGGCAGCGGAGCGCGTGAAGATTGCATTTGTTCTGTGGACTATATCCGTTGCTCCGGCATTGGTCAAGCCCTGTGCGGCAGGGGATCACCCGTCCGCCGGGATGACGCCGGGCATGTTGATGCTTGCACCGGGAGGCGGCTGCGTATATGGTGGAGATAATTTGAACAACTTCTTACCTTGCCGGAACGCCATGAAAAAATACTTGCGTTACCTGGGGCCTGTACTCATAACGGCACTTTTCGTGCTGGCCATATATCTTTTGTATCACAAGCTCAAAGCTTACAGCATCGCCCAGATCAGGGAGAGCATCCAGCAGGTCTCCACGGGCAGCATCTGTTTCTCCATCGGCCTGATGATCGTCAACTACATTATCCTGGTGGGCTATGACTGGCTCGCCCTGAAGGCCATCCACAAGTCCCTGCCCCTGCCCCGCGTGGGGCTGGTCTCCCTGGTGGGGCAGGCCGTCAGCTACAACTTCGGGGCCCTGCTGGGCGGCACGAGCGTCCGTTACCGCTTCTATTCGGCATGGGGCTTTTCCCTGGCGGAGATCGTCCGCCTGGTGCTCATGCTGGCCGTCACGTTCTGGGTGGGCGCCCTGGGCCTGTGCGGCGTGGTCTTCCTGCTGGCGCCGCCCGTGATCCCCGACGAACTGCTGGCCAAGATGCCCATCCATGACGTGCGTTTCCTGGGAGGCATCCTGCTGGCCATCGCCCTTTCCTATCTGGTGCTGTGCTTCACCATCCGCAAGCCGGTGCATGTCTTCGGCAAGGAATTCGTCTTCCCCGTCCCCCGCATCGCCGTGGCCCAGATGGTCGTGGCCGGGGTGGACCTGATCGCCGCCGCCGCCTGCATGTATGTGCTGCTGCCCGGTGACCTGGGCATCGGTTTCATCGACTTTTTGCCCAGCTATCTCATGGCGCAGGTGGCCGTGGTGCTGACCCATGTGCCCGGTGGCGTGGGGGTCTTCGAGCTGGTCATCCTGCACCTGACGCATACCCCGCGCGAGCAGGCCGTTTTCGCGGCGGTGCTGCTGTTCCGCCTGATCTACTTCATCCTGCCGCTGCTGGCCGCAGCGGCCCTGCTGGCCGTGTACGAGGCCCGGCAGAGCCGCAATACCCTGCGGGAAGCGGGCCGCTGGCTTTCCGTGCTTTCCCATTCCATCGCGGCCTACACCACCTTCGTGGGCGGCTGCATCCTGCTGGTCTCGGCCATGCTGCCGACCCTGCCCGCCGTGGTGGCGCAGCTCGACTTCCTTCCCCGGCCCCTGCTCATGGGGGGGCATCTGGTCTGCGCGCTTTCCGGGGCCCTGCTGCTCTTTGTGGCCTATGGACTGGAGCGGCGCCAGAACCGTGCCTTCTGGATGGCGGTGATCCTGCTGCTGCTGGGCATAGCCGGGGCCCTGCTCAAGGGGTTGTCCTTCCTGGCGGCCGGGGCCGCCCTGGTGGTGCTGATAACGGTCTGGCTCTCCC
This is a stretch of genomic DNA from Desulfovibrio piger. It encodes these proteins:
- a CDS encoding AI-2E family transporter — protein: MPNMLPRLLYILAALAWFLLLRPNPVTIVMAGCFACLTLPVYRRMRCAIRHWRKRLRRRHPGRLGHIAASCSHRLPLYGYIVMVISAVLIPIGTLVLLVSPQVAGGLARLRELQANNFQLPPEWVMRFQELRHSLADYPKVDKMISDFLSNLDAMLADTMGLLINRGVDVLGGTMTVLWTLFLFVTLTVIFAAYASRINLVTARIFHIPATMLRRFVLAIRKALQGVMLGIVLVAIAQGVLCGMGFAVAGIKQPAFWGLLATVVAPIPFVGTALVWGPLCLSLWFSGATMPAVGLALWGTLAVTSVDNILRPLFLQQGINAPFFVLIIAILCGLGSFGPMGLIIGPVLLAIAMQAVEEAHQTYHHTA
- a CDS encoding HPP family protein, with the protein product MMRGKQWLAWRGTSALKVWRAWLGSCCSLLLVAALDRFVAGDYGVPMLIGSFGASAVLLFAAPESPLSRPRNLLGGHFLSALVGVACAQWLPPFWAICLCVPTAIAVMLLSGTLHPPGGATALIAVTGGEQIRQLGFWYAVVPCLAGAALMLGTAWLLGMGKPDRNTVTSGSTAFLRRLFRKRIAGPGTVS
- a CDS encoding ACT domain-containing protein; protein product: MKAEQLSVFLENRAGRLAEVTHTLAEAGVNIRALSLADTSDFGILRLIVDDQEKAKSVLKEHSFTLGRTSVVAVQVPDTPGGLDSVLQFVSQHGINVEYMYAFITREADCAIMIFRFDKTDQAVDLLKGNGFTVLPPDQLFGNKD
- the groES gene encoding co-chaperone GroES, translating into MKLQPLNDRVLVKRLETEEKTAGGLYIPDTAKEKPCKGQVIATGPGKVLENGTRVELAVKKGDQVLFNKYAGTEVKLDGIDHLVMREEDILAILTD
- a CDS encoding twin-arginine translocase TatA/TatE family subunit, which translates into the protein MFGIGMQELLLILIVVLLIFGANKLPEIGGGLGRAIRNFRRASSEPDEIDITPGKDKKPTSGDDAPKA
- the greA gene encoding transcription elongation factor GreA, with product MTNIPISKQGYKRLEEELARLKSERPAIIQAIKEAREEGDLRENAGYDAARERQGMAEARIKYIESRMALYQVIDLDKLSGDKVIFGSTVEVEDVDTEESRTYTILGPDEAEPAKGSISFLSPVGQALLGKEVGDEVSVDIPRGRVTYEIVDITFRGSSIFD
- the groL gene encoding chaperonin GroEL (60 kDa chaperone family; promotes refolding of misfolded polypeptides especially under stressful conditions; forms two stacked rings of heptamers to form a barrel-shaped 14mer; ends can be capped by GroES; misfolded proteins enter the barrel where they are refolded when GroES binds) — its product is MSAKEVLFDVKAREKLARGVDKLANAVKVTLGPKGRNVAIEKSFGAPVITKDGVTVAKEIELDDKFENMGAQLVKEVASKTSDAAGDGTTTATILAQAIYHEGVKLVAAGRNPMAIKRGIDKGVEALIAELANLAKPTRDQKEIAQIGTISANSDATIGNIIAEAMAKVGKEGVITVEEAKGLETTMDVVEGMRFDRGYLSPYFVTNAEKMECEMDNPYILCTEKKISSMKDMLPVLEQVAKVNRPLVILAEDVEGEALATLVVNKLRGALQVVAIKAPGFGDRRKAMLQDIAILTGGQVASDDTGTKLENMTLNDLGSAKRVVVKKEDTTIVDGAGKADEIKARVKQIRAQVEESTSDYDREKLQERLAKLVGGVAVVHVGAATEVEMKEKKDRVEDALNATRAAVEEGIVPGGGTALIRVSKVLDSIKPADDDELAGVNIIRSAIEAPLRQIAHNAGFEGSIVVEKVRQGKDGFGFNAATGEYEDLIKAGVIDPKKVTRTALLNAASVASLLLTTECAISEKPEPKKDAPAMPDGMGGMGGMGGMY
- a CDS encoding lysylphosphatidylglycerol synthase domain-containing protein, producing MKKYLRYLGPVLITALFVLAIYLLYHKLKAYSIAQIRESIQQVSTGSICFSIGLMIVNYIILVGYDWLALKAIHKSLPLPRVGLVSLVGQAVSYNFGALLGGTSVRYRFYSAWGFSLAEIVRLVLMLAVTFWVGALGLCGVVFLLAPPVIPDELLAKMPIHDVRFLGGILLAIALSYLVLCFTIRKPVHVFGKEFVFPVPRIAVAQMVVAGVDLIAAAACMYVLLPGDLGIGFIDFLPSYLMAQVAVVLTHVPGGVGVFELVILHLTHTPREQAVFAAVLLFRLIYFILPLLAAAALLAVYEARQSRNTLREAGRWLSVLSHSIAAYTTFVGGCILLVSAMLPTLPAVVAQLDFLPRPLLMGGHLVCALSGALLLFVAYGLERRQNRAFWMAVILLLLGIAGALLKGLSFLAAGAALVVLITVWLSRRRFYRSSFFWEEAIPAHWLVLAFAALGLAMGLGWFIYHPAWDRAALWGFEQHFNASRVLLADVGIAVVVLASWIVRVSLRARKRLQERNLQSGRAPRA
- a CDS encoding D-alanyl-D-alanine carboxypeptidase family protein yields the protein MHHSPSLPGRWLCVLLLVLAMLSLPAGADAARRARAAVMINLNTGKVLYEYNPNLSIPPASLTKVMTMYVVMDRIKMGRLKRTTSIRVHPTARVGGSSMRLRPRQKVTVDQLLTGMAVASGNDAAMAISQHISGNSRNFTHLMNHKARQLGMTRTVFKNPTGLPAAGQRTTARDMATLARAYLRSHPQAMRYHSLRSFRFNGRTLGATNTLLGIPGVDGLKTGWTVASGYNIIVTARRGKTRLLVVVMGGRSRAARDMVARSLIEAGFKSPASPKQVRRLMRGVL